One segment of Paenibacillus sp. FSL R7-0337 DNA contains the following:
- a CDS encoding MurR/RpiR family transcriptional regulator, translating into MSPILHALEHDNSKLSQMERKLAERILASPGEIVHMGITELAEECGISTATITRFCKALHFKGYPDFKLKLAAELAHSDGSPETGSSSYQDIVAGNPLQFIVEAMQANHLASIRDTTSLLDLGRLQQVIDLLCRARRVDLYGMATSSIVAQDFYQKLIRIGVNCTAFADSHMQITSASSLSSGDVAFAVSYSGETPETVDALTCAAASGAATVSLTSYGSSTLATLADIPLFSSSLEQGMRRGDMASRIAQLHIIDILFTGMVSTRFGDFIPRLEQSYRNVQHYRHKRGGQI; encoded by the coding sequence TTGTCTCCCATTCTGCATGCTCTGGAGCATGACAATTCCAAGCTGTCGCAAATGGAACGCAAGCTGGCTGAGCGCATTCTGGCCTCGCCCGGGGAAATTGTCCATATGGGCATCACGGAGCTGGCGGAGGAATGCGGCATCAGCACGGCGACGATTACGCGGTTCTGCAAAGCGCTGCACTTCAAGGGTTACCCTGATTTCAAGCTCAAGCTGGCAGCTGAGCTGGCGCATAGCGACGGCTCGCCGGAGACCGGCAGCTCCTCTTATCAGGACATCGTGGCCGGCAATCCGCTGCAATTCATTGTAGAGGCCATGCAGGCCAACCACCTGGCCTCGATCCGGGACACCACCTCGCTGCTGGATCTGGGCCGGCTGCAGCAGGTCATTGATCTGCTGTGCCGGGCGCGGCGGGTCGATCTGTACGGGATGGCGACCTCATCCATCGTAGCCCAGGATTTCTATCAGAAGCTGATCCGCATCGGCGTGAACTGCACCGCTTTTGCCGATTCCCATATGCAGATTACTTCCGCTTCCTCACTCTCTTCCGGCGATGTGGCCTTCGCAGTCTCTTATTCGGGGGAGACCCCGGAGACGGTGGATGCCTTAACCTGTGCAGCCGCAAGCGGCGCAGCTACGGTGTCGTTAACCTCCTACGGAAGCAGTACTCTGGCTACACTCGCTGACATTCCGCTGTTCTCCTCGTCTCTTGAGCAGGGCATGCGGCGCGGCGATATGGCTTCACGGATCGCACAGCTGCATATTATCGATATTCTGTTCACCGGCATGGTCAGTACCCGGTTTGGAGATTTCATCCCAAGGCTTGAGCAATCTTACCGGAACGTCCAACATTACCGTCATAAACGGGGAGGTCAAATCTAA
- the nagB gene encoding glucosamine-6-phosphate deaminase produces the protein MNILKFQHEEDFAATGANLIASLLQSNPRAVLGLATGSSPVGVYEKLVEMHRKGNVSFAKASSYNLDEYVGLPVDHPQSYRSFMNEHLFNHVDIDPARTHVPNGNAPDLAAECRAYDKLLEDNGPADLQILGIGSNGHIGFNEPDASLSSGTHVVDLLEETLEANARFFDRVEDVPRQAVTMGIGGILKAKQIVLLVRGEEKAEAVKNALEGPITTQCPASLLQSHPNVVVLLDEGAAKWLK, from the coding sequence ATGAATATTTTGAAATTTCAGCATGAAGAAGATTTCGCAGCCACAGGAGCTAACCTGATCGCCAGTCTGCTGCAGAGCAATCCCAGAGCCGTTCTCGGGCTGGCTACCGGAAGCTCCCCTGTCGGGGTATATGAGAAGCTGGTAGAAATGCACCGCAAGGGCAATGTCAGCTTCGCCAAAGCCTCATCCTACAACCTGGACGAATATGTCGGACTGCCTGTGGATCATCCGCAGAGCTACCGGAGCTTCATGAATGAGCATCTGTTCAATCACGTTGATATCGACCCGGCCCGCACTCATGTGCCTAACGGAAATGCTCCAGACCTTGCGGCCGAATGCCGTGCGTATGACAAGTTGCTGGAGGATAACGGTCCGGCGGATCTGCAGATCCTCGGCATCGGCAGCAACGGCCATATCGGCTTCAACGAGCCGGATGCCAGCCTGAGCAGCGGAACGCATGTGGTCGATCTGCTGGAAGAGACCCTGGAAGCCAATGCCCGCTTCTTCGACCGTGTAGAGGATGTGCCGCGTCAGGCGGTAACGATGGGCATCGGCGGTATTCTCAAGGCGAAGCAGATTGTACTGCTTGTCCGCGGGGAAGAGAAGGCGGAAGCGGTTAAAAATGCGCTGGAGGGCCCTATCACTACCCAGTGCCCCGCTTCGCTGCTGCAGAGCCATCCGAATGTGGTCGTCCTGCTGGATGAAGGTGCCGCCAAATGGCTGAAATAA
- the nagA gene encoding N-acetylglucosamine-6-phosphate deacetylase — protein sequence MAEINGMSGELLYGKVLTPDGIIEQGVIAVAEGLIQYAGEAAWLPAAYEGWQTVTREPQGLLIPGFVDVHVHGGAGHDFMYSDADALDTITRFHASHGTTSMLATTMTAAKADIDQVLAEVDAYRTREGGMPFARLAGVHLEGPFISVRWPGAQNPEHIVPANIEWLEEWEDKYPGMIRQVTLAPEREAALEAIQWLRKHGITAALGHTDATFEQVITAADAGLNQAVHMFNAMTPLHHRKPGTAGAVLFDPRIRAEVIADGIHVHPAAISLITRLKNNHNLLLITDAMSATGLSDGEYAIGDLPVIVRDGIATLKEHPEALAGSTLTMISGFRYLVQEVGLSLLEASQAASLNPALSLGLQRSIGTLEAGKRGDILQLNQDLNLRGVWIGGRKLKA from the coding sequence ATGGCTGAAATAAACGGTATGAGCGGAGAACTGTTGTACGGTAAGGTGTTGACTCCTGATGGAATCATCGAGCAGGGTGTAATTGCCGTAGCAGAAGGCTTGATTCAATATGCAGGAGAAGCCGCTTGGCTGCCCGCAGCTTATGAGGGCTGGCAGACAGTCACCCGTGAGCCGCAAGGTCTGCTGATCCCCGGATTCGTCGATGTGCATGTACACGGCGGAGCCGGACATGACTTCATGTACAGCGATGCAGATGCTCTTGACACCATCACACGGTTCCATGCCTCACACGGGACGACCTCGATGCTTGCTACAACCATGACAGCTGCCAAGGCAGACATCGATCAGGTGCTGGCTGAGGTAGATGCTTATCGCACGCGTGAAGGCGGCATGCCCTTTGCAAGGCTGGCAGGTGTACATCTGGAGGGACCTTTCATTAGCGTAAGATGGCCTGGAGCGCAGAATCCTGAGCACATTGTTCCGGCTAATATAGAATGGCTGGAGGAATGGGAGGACAAGTATCCGGGAATGATCCGTCAGGTCACCCTGGCTCCCGAGCGCGAAGCTGCTCTGGAAGCTATCCAGTGGCTGCGCAAGCATGGCATTACGGCTGCACTCGGCCACACAGATGCTACATTCGAGCAGGTGATTACCGCTGCCGATGCGGGACTGAACCAGGCGGTGCACATGTTCAATGCCATGACGCCGCTGCATCACCGCAAGCCGGGAACGGCCGGTGCCGTCCTGTTCGATCCCCGGATCAGAGCCGAGGTCATTGCCGACGGAATCCATGTTCATCCGGCAGCCATCAGCCTCATTACCCGGCTCAAGAACAATCATAATCTGCTGCTGATCACAGATGCCATGTCAGCGACGGGACTCAGCGACGGAGAATATGCCATCGGTGATCTGCCTGTGATCGTCAGAGACGGCATAGCCACGCTGAAGGAGCATCCTGAAGCTCTGGCCGGCAGCACACTGACCATGATTAGCGGGTTCCGTTATCTGGTTCAGGAGGTCGGTCTCAGCCTGCTCGAAGCCTCACAGGCTGCCAGCCTTAATCCGGCGCTGTCACTAGGCCTGCAGCGGTCTATCGGAACGCTTGAGGCAGGGAAGCGCGGCGATATTCTGCAGCTGAACCAAGACCTGAACCTGCGCGGCGTATGGATCGGCGGACGCAAGCTGAAGGCCTAA
- a CDS encoding YhcN/YlaJ family sporulation lipoprotein → MLRSKFGLSVSAALLAGVLSMTGCSAGHSADNGNMQTKSVRGTDGRIHVNSARDGMRDDDFGSMEVSKELADRVAAMPEVRSANVIMVGRSAYVAVMLEHASGGVHTTSTTREKATGRGTAAGVPGMTGTGGSMAGIPGSLTGTGTVGGTGMATPGDYPGNGNNGIMSRSNMGEDKDNLPGEIKNKIAAEVKKGNTYVSNVYVSANPDFVERADYYAREFRAGHPLRGFANEFRIMAERIFPARSGQ, encoded by the coding sequence ATGTTGCGATCGAAATTCGGCTTGTCCGTGTCTGCTGCCTTGCTGGCCGGCGTCTTAAGTATGACCGGCTGCAGTGCCGGCCATTCGGCAGATAATGGCAATATGCAGACGAAAAGTGTAAGGGGGACTGACGGGCGAATCCACGTGAACTCCGCACGGGACGGAATGCGTGACGATGACTTCGGCAGCATGGAGGTAAGCAAGGAATTGGCTGACCGTGTAGCGGCCATGCCGGAAGTTCGTTCGGCTAACGTTATCATGGTCGGCCGAAGCGCTTATGTCGCTGTAATGCTCGAGCATGCTTCGGGCGGGGTTCACACCACGAGTACCACCCGCGAGAAAGCTACCGGAAGAGGAACTGCTGCGGGTGTTCCCGGGATGACAGGGACAGGCGGCTCCATGGCGGGCATTCCAGGGAGTCTGACAGGCACCGGAACCGTTGGCGGTACAGGTATGGCGACTCCCGGAGATTATCCGGGGAACGGCAATAACGGGATTATGTCCAGAAGCAATATGGGGGAGGATAAAGACAATCTTCCCGGGGAGATCAAGAATAAAATCGCTGCAGAGGTTAAAAAAGGCAACACATACGTCAGCAATGTGTATGTCTCGGCGAACCCGGATTTCGTGGAACGGGCCGATTATTATGCCCGGGAATTCCGTGCCGGACATCCGCTCAGAGGCTTCGCGAATGAATTCCGTATCATGGCGGAACGGATTTTCCCTGCGCGCAGCGGACAGTGA
- a CDS encoding glycosyltransferase family 4 protein, translating into MRILFTFYVPSGGVETLNRLRCESLQKNGIECHVLYLMPGSGTHNSVSFPVFITSQDEDIRAILNAHHYDAIIVTSDYLLLERLRRLGYGGLLIYESQGLGTRSEARNVIIDSVPYLQSFCNAVLIPPTDHLLELFIEICPWLQRYVIPNLVDVQGFRYIPAEAPVDPVIAWVGRLEPNKNWSEYLKIAHHIRKAKPNLHLWMFHDPGLASDDQKAAFNEELHALGLNDRLNVFTNMPNQMMPVYYSSIAASGGFLLSSSVTEGFGYAVAEAVCCSCPVLSTDSDGVRSFITHNITGKFYPLGNVEAAVNEGLELMNNIPLREAICYQGRQHMVTHFGFDQYAHSFREMMNSFSIF; encoded by the coding sequence TTGAGAATTCTATTTACGTTTTATGTACCTAGCGGCGGGGTGGAGACCCTGAACAGGCTGCGGTGTGAGAGTCTTCAAAAGAACGGCATCGAATGCCATGTGCTCTATCTCATGCCGGGGTCCGGCACCCACAATAGTGTAAGCTTCCCGGTATTTATCACTTCGCAGGATGAAGATATCAGGGCTATACTGAATGCCCATCATTATGACGCCATCATTGTAACCTCAGATTATCTGCTGCTGGAACGTCTGCGCCGGCTGGGGTATGGAGGCCTCCTGATCTACGAGTCCCAGGGTCTGGGAACACGAAGTGAAGCCCGTAATGTGATTATAGATTCTGTGCCTTATCTGCAATCCTTCTGCAATGCCGTGCTGATTCCCCCCACCGATCATTTACTGGAGCTGTTTATCGAGATCTGCCCCTGGCTCCAGCGCTATGTCATTCCGAACCTTGTGGATGTACAAGGATTCCGGTATATCCCCGCTGAGGCGCCCGTTGATCCTGTCATTGCCTGGGTAGGTCGGCTGGAACCCAACAAGAACTGGAGCGAGTACCTGAAGATTGCCCACCATATCCGCAAAGCAAAACCTAACCTGCATCTCTGGATGTTCCATGATCCGGGCTTGGCCTCCGATGACCAGAAGGCGGCATTCAATGAAGAACTGCATGCTCTTGGTCTGAATGACCGGCTGAATGTGTTCACGAATATGCCTAACCAGATGATGCCTGTCTACTATTCATCGATTGCCGCTTCAGGAGGCTTCCTGCTGTCCAGCTCTGTCACAGAAGGCTTCGGATATGCCGTAGCTGAGGCTGTCTGCTGCTCCTGTCCTGTACTCAGCACGGATTCCGACGGGGTCAGATCCTTCATCACCCATAATATTACGGGCAAATTCTATCCGCTTGGCAATGTGGAGGCTGCCGTGAACGAAGGACTGGAACTGATGAATAACATCCCGCTGCGCGAAGCTATCTGCTATCAGGGCCGTCAGCATATGGTTACGCATTTCGGCTTCGATCAGTATGCGCATTCCTTCCGCGAGATGATGAATTCCTTCTCTATCTTCTAA